Proteins from a genomic interval of Caldicellulosiruptor diazotrophicus:
- a CDS encoding DUF1848 domain-containing protein encodes MIISASRRTDIPAFFGDWFINRIKEGFAMYRNPMRPTQVFAVSLHPKDVDAIVFWTKNPKNFLDKLKYLEEYTYYFQFTITPYGKDIEPNIPPKDEVIQTFIELSNMIGKKRVIWRYDPIIITDKMPLSYHKEKFEELCEKLSPYTQKCIISYVDFYSKAVDELNKINAKDLSVEELYNVFGAIGSIGKRYNLSVETCTEDVPIEQLGLKKAHCVDGELIRELRKEKGFCEDKEYKKDNNQRKACGCVQSIDLGIFNTCKHFCTYCYANFSRNSIIKNVEKYDEKSPLLCSYLDLEKDEVRIREKDGSRKIEKDNILQEKFNELKTIEQQSFCTMEEVFSKEDSNDWLEEKVLEYLRKIKNTIEI; translated from the coding sequence TTGATTATAAGTGCAAGCAGAAGAACAGATATCCCAGCTTTTTTCGGCGATTGGTTTATAAACAGAATAAAAGAAGGATTTGCAATGTATCGAAATCCCATGAGGCCTACTCAGGTTTTTGCAGTGTCGCTTCATCCAAAAGATGTTGATGCCATAGTCTTCTGGACAAAAAATCCCAAAAATTTTCTAGACAAGCTAAAGTACTTAGAAGAGTATACTTATTATTTTCAATTCACAATTACCCCTTACGGCAAAGACATAGAACCTAATATTCCACCAAAGGATGAAGTTATACAAACTTTTATAGAGCTTTCAAACATGATAGGCAAAAAGAGAGTTATCTGGAGATATGACCCAATAATTATTACCGACAAAATGCCGCTTAGTTACCATAAGGAAAAGTTTGAGGAGCTCTGCGAAAAGCTTTCACCTTACACTCAAAAGTGCATAATAAGCTATGTTGACTTTTACAGCAAGGCAGTGGATGAGCTGAACAAAATAAATGCAAAGGATCTTTCGGTAGAGGAGCTTTACAATGTCTTTGGTGCAATAGGCAGTATAGGGAAAAGATATAATCTGAGTGTTGAGACATGCACAGAAGATGTGCCGATTGAACAGCTGGGGCTGAAAAAAGCGCACTGTGTGGATGGCGAGCTTATAAGGGAACTCAGAAAAGAAAAAGGTTTTTGTGAAGATAAAGAATACAAAAAAGACAACAATCAGAGAAAGGCGTGCGGGTGTGTTCAGAGCATAGACCTTGGAATATTCAATACCTGCAAACACTTTTGTACTTACTGCTATGCGAATTTTAGTAGAAATTCAATTATCAAAAATGTAGAAAAGTATGATGAAAAATCTCCTCTTTTGTGCAGTTATCTTGACCTTGAAAAAGACGAGGTAAGAATTAGGGAAAAAGATGGCTCAAGGAAGATTGAGAAAGATAATATTCTTCAGGAGAAATTCAATGAATTAAAAACAATAGAGCAGCAATCTTTTTGTACTATGGAAGAAGTTTTTTCAAAAGAAGATTCTAACGATTGGCTTGAAGAAAAAGTTTTAGAGTATCTCAGAAAAATCAAAAACACAATAGAAATCTGA